Proteins encoded in a region of the Dethiosulfovibrio faecalis genome:
- a CDS encoding BRO family protein has product MDKNTLIRLTNSFDAIVQHISDSDIEFWYARDLQEILAYTEWRNFLKVVGKAKEAAENSGAIAQNHFVDVNKMVKIGSGVERPKSQGVSGMLIPWKSMLRWCR; this is encoded by the coding sequence GTGGATAAAAATACCCTTATACGGTTGACAAATTCTTTTGATGCAATCGTTCAGCATATCTCGGACTCAGATATCGAATTCTGGTATGCAAGAGATCTCCAGGAAATACTGGCCTATACGGAATGGCGAAATTTTCTTAAGGTTGTTGGCAAGGCGAAGGAAGCAGCTGAAAACTCAGGTGCGATAGCTCAAAACCATTTTGTTGATGTCAACAAAATGGTCAAGATTGGCTCTGGTGTCGAGCGTCCGAAGTCTCAAGGTGTTTCAGGCATGTTGATCCCCTGGAAGAGTATGTTGAGGTGGTGCAGGTGA